The genomic region AGATCCCGTGCCCACCAGGCAATCGCCGTCGACGACACCCTCCCCGGGACCGCTGGGAACCCCCGGGACTCCAGGCGGTCCGTCGGTCGGCTGCCGATGTGGGCCGCGGTGCTGCTGCTCGCGCTGCTGGTGCTGCTCGCGACGGCTGCGTCGTTGATGATCGGTGCGCGCCCGCTGTCCCCGGGAACCACCTGGGCCGGCCTGTTCCATCCGGTGCCGGGCAACGGCGACCACGACGTCGTGCAGTCCCGCATCCCGCGCACGCTGACCGGTCTGCTGATCGGCCTCGCACTCGGATTGGCGGGCGCCGGGATCCAGGGCATCACTCGGAACCCGTTGGGGGATCCGGGAATCCTCGGCGTCAATGCGGGTGCTGCGCTCGGTGTGGTCGCGGGCATCGCGGTGTTCGGCATCTCCGGTGCCGGTGGCCGGATCGTCAGCGCGCTGATCGGCGCCGGGGTGGCGTCCGTCGCCGTGTACGCGATCGCCGCCTCCGGTCGGGGCGGAGCGACCCCGGTCAAGCTGGCCATCGCCGGGGCCGCGCTGTCGGTGACCCTGTTCGGAGTGATGCGCGGACTGCTGCTGCTGTCGAGTCAGACGCTGGAGGAGTTCCGGCACTGGCAGGTCGGCAACCTCACGGCGGCGAGCCTCGGCCAGATCGGCCAGGTGGTGCCGTTCATCGTGGTCGGCGCCGTCGTGCTGCTGGCCAGCGGCCGGGTGTTCAACCTGTTCGCGATGGGTGATGACGTCGCCGCATCGCTCGGCCTGCCGGTCGGGCTCGCCCGGATCGTCACCTCGGTCGCCGTCGTCCTGCTGTGCGGGGCGGCGACAGCGCTCGTCGGCCCGATCGCCTTCGTCGGACTGCTGGTGCCGCATGCCGTCCGGGCCATGGTGGGCAGCAACTACCACCGCATCCTGCTGCTCTCGGCGCTGGGCGGGCCGGTGATCGTGCTGGTGGCCGACACCATCGGCCGGGTCGTCCTGCTGCCGTCCGAAGTGGCGGTCGGGGTGATGACGGCGGTGATCGGCGCACCGCTGCTGATTCTCATCCTGCGCACGGGTCGGCAGGTGGAGCTGTGAGCACCTCGGCAGCACTGCCGTTCTCCGACCACACCGCTCCGCAGCAACCGACCGGGCCGGACGGTCGTTCGCGGCGCTCGAAACGGCGTCGACGCCGGCTGCTCAGTGTGCTCGTGTTGTCCGTGCTGGTTCTCGCCCTGGTGGTGGCGATCGCCTTCTTCGGCACCCGGGTCCCGACCGTCGGGCAGTTCTGGCGGGTGCTCACCGGCGAACGCGTTCCGGGACTGACGTTCCAGATCCTCGAGGACCGACTGCCCCGGGCGGTGGTGGGGCTGCTGGCCGGTGCGGCGCTGGGGTTCTCGGGGTCGTTGTTCCAGACCATGTTGCGCAATCCGCTGGCCAGTCCGGACGTCATCGGGATCACCGGGGCGGCGTCGGCGGCGGCGGTCACCGGCAAGCTCGTCTGGGGTACCCAGGGTTGGTCGATGACGCTGCTGGCCTTTGCCGGCGCCGTCGGCGTCGGCGTGGTGATGTTCCTGCTGTCCGGCTCTGGACGGCGCACCGGCGGCAGGTTGATCGTCAGCGGTATCGCCATCGCCGCCGCGACCGGAGCGTTGGTCGATCATCTGTTGTCCCGCACCGACATCCGGCTCGCATCCGATGCGCTGCTGTGGTTGACCGGATCGTTGAGCGCGAGCAGTTGGGAACGGGTGACGGTGCTCGGACTGGCCCTGCTCGTGCTGCTGCCGCTGGGAGCCGTCGGCGCCCGATCACTGCGGCTGCTGGAGTTGGGCGACGACCTGGCCACCGCGCTCGGTACCGACGTCCGGCGCAACCGGCTGTTCGTACTCGTCGTGGCCTCCGGCCTGGCGGCCGCCGCCACCTCGATCACCGGCCCGATCGTGTTCGTCGCCTTCCTGGGTGGTCTGACCGGCCGGGCCCTGGCAGGCGGCCGTCCGTCACCGACGTTGGCCGCCCTGTCCGGGGCGGTCCTCGTACTCGCGGCAGAACTGTTGGGATCATTGGCTTTCGGCGACATCCGGATGCCGGCCGGGGTGATCACCGGGATCCTGGGCGCCCCGGTGCTGTTGGTGTTGCTGACCCGAGCAGGGAGTTCACGATGACGCAGGATCCCAAGCCCTCGCCAGCTCTCCGGGCGAACGAACGCAGCGCGTCGATGCCGGTGACCTCTGATGACAGGACCACGGGTGACGGGACCACGGGTGACGGGATCTCGACCCCCGCGTCGCTCGATCACCGGAGACCTGCCCTGCTGGAGGCGCGCGGGATCAGTCTTCGCTACGACTCCGCCGGTGCGAAGCCCGTCATCAGTGAACTGGATCTGACCCTGCCACCCGGGCAGGTGACGATGATCGTCGGTGCCAACGGCTGCGGCAAATCCACCCTGCTCCGCGGCTTGTCGCGGCTGCTGCGACCGACTGCCGGTTCGGTGGTGTTGGACGGCACCGACATCCACCGGATGCCCGCGAAGGAACTGGCGAAACGGCTCGGTCTGCTGCCGCAGGCACCGTTGGCCCCCGAGGGGATCACCGTCGAGGAGCTGGTCGGCCGCGGCCGCTCACCGCATCAGGGATGGTTCGGCCGGCTCACCGACGCCGATCGCACCGCCGTCCGAGAAGCTCTGGCGCACACCGGGTGTGTCGAGTTGGCGGATCACCCGGTCGACGAGTTGTCCGGCGGTCAGCGACAACGAGCCTGGATCGCGATGGTGCTCGCCCAGCAGACCGACCTGCTGCTGCTGGACGAGCCGACGACGTTCCTGGACATCGCCCACCAGGTGGACGTGCTGGACACGGTCGCCGAACTGAACGCCCGCCGCGGCACGACGGTCGCCATCGTGCTGCACGACCTGAACCTGGCCGCCCGGTACGCCGACCATCTGGTGGCGTTGCGGGCCGGCCGGATCATCGCCGCCGGGCCGCCGAACGAGATCGTCACCGCCGAGCTGGTGTACGAGGTGTTCGGCCTGCGCTGCACCGTCATCCCCGATCCGGTCGCCGGGACGCCGCTGGTGATCCCGCTGGGGCGGTCGCACCCCGGCGCCTGACCGATCGGATCCAGGGTGTCCTCAGCTGAGCCGTGCGTCGGCGTAAGAACGCCGAACGGGCGCTGGCAGCACGTCGTGCCGATCGGATGCTGGACCCGCCCACGGTGCACCGTTGTAAATCCTCTGGCCTGCGGCGATTCATGTTGGATCCCACACAGGAGCCGAACAATCGGGCGCCTGCGGAATCGATACCTTCAGAAAAACCACCAGAAACTGTTGACTTCACCACTACCCGTGTCCGACTCTGTTGGTTCGCGGGTCAGTGGTGACCTGCTCCACACACGGAGGTCAATGGTGACTACCCCTGGAACCGGCACGCCGGATCCGACACGCTTCACCCGCCGCGACACCCTGCGTCTGCTGGGGACCGGCCTGCTGGGTGTTTCCGCGCTGCCTCTGCTCTCCGCCTGCACCGGCGCCGCGAGCACGCCGGCTTCCACCCCGGCGGGAGCTTCCACCAGCGCGGGCGCCACCACCAGCGCTGCGGCAAGCGGCTCCTCGAGCGCCGCGGTTACCAGTGGGTCGGCCTCCTCCGCCGCCACCCAGATCGGCGGCACGGTGTCCTTCGGCTCCAACGCCTCCGACGCCGTCCCGAAGAAGGCCTACCAGCAGGTCTTCGACGCCTTCAACAAGGTCTCCGGCACCACGGTCAACGTCAACACCGTCGACCACAACAGCTTCCAGGAGAACATCTCCAACTACCTGCAGGGCAGCCCCGACCAGGCATTCACCTGGTTCGCCGGCTACCGGATGCAGTTCTTCGCCGAGCAGAACCTCGTGGCTGCGATCGACGACGTGTGGGCGCAGCTCTCCGCCGACTACTCCGACGCGTTCGCACAGTCGTCCACCGGTGCCGACAGCAAGAAGTACTTCATCCCGTTCTACAACTACCCGTGGGCGGTCTTCTACCGGAAGAGCGTCTTCAAGGACAAGGGCTACACCGTCCCCACCACGTGGGAGGAGTTCAAGACCCTCGGCGCCAAGATGAAGACCGACGGTCTGGTGCCGCTGGCCTTCGGCGACAAGGACGGCTGGCCCGCCATGGGCACGTTCGACTACCTGAACATGCGCATCAACGGCTACCAGTTCCACATGGATCTGATGGCGCACAAGGCATCCTGGAGCGACGACAAGGTCAAGAAGGTCTTCCAGACGTGGAAGGACGACCTGCTGCCCCTGAGCCAGGACAATGCACTCGGCCGCACCTGGCAGGAAGCGGCGCAGTCGCTGGTCAAGAAGGAAGCGGGCATGTACCTGTTGGGGATGTTCGTGTCCCAGCAATTCCCGGCGGCCGATCTCGACGACCTGGACTTCTTCGCGTTCCCGGAGATCGACAAGGCCATCGGCGCCGACGCGGTCGAGGCGCCGATCGACGGATTCCTGGTCAGCACCAACGGTCTCAACGAGCAGAGCAGCGCGCTGATGACGTACCTGGCCTCCGCTGATGCCCAACTCATCTACCTGAAGTCGGATCCCGGCGTGGTCGCGGCCAACAAGAACGCCTCCACCGACACGTACACCGCGTTGCAGAAGAAGGCGGTCGATCTGATCTCCTCCGCCAAGAGCATCTCCCAGTTCTTGGACCGCGACACCCGACCGGACTTCGCCAGCCCGGTCGTGATCCCCGCCATCCAGCAGTTCCTCAAGGACGGCGACGTCGACAAGGTGACGAACAGCCTGGAATCACAGGCGAAGACCATCTTCACGAGCTGACGGGTCGCCTCTCCCATGAGCACAGCAGCACCGGTCGCACCTGCCGCGCCGGCGGGGGCAGGATCCGGCGGTACTCGACCGCCGACCGCTTCGTCCTGGTCCTGATGATCGGCCTCCCGGTCCTCATCGAGCTGGTACTGGTCTGGTTCCCGGCCGTCGCCTCGATCGGCCTGTCGTTCGGGTCGTGGAACGGCGTCGGCGGGGTCGACAAGATCAAGTGGGTCGGCGCGACCAACTTCGAGAACGTCGTCCAGGTCGACCCGAACTTCTGGCCCGCCCTGCAGCACAACCTGATCTGGCTGGTCTTCCTGGCGGTGATCGCCACTCCACTGGGCATCCTGCTCGCAGTACTGCTCGACCGGGAGTTCGCCGGCAGTCGGTTGCTGCAGAGCATCTTCTTCATGCCGGTGATGTTCTCCCTCGCCCTCATCGGGGTGATCTGGCAGCTGGTGTTCTCTCCTGAGCAGGGCCTGATCAACGGCGCCTTCGGGACCTCCGTCGACTGGTTCGGGGATCCGTCGATCAACATCTGGGCTGCACTGGTTGCCGCCAGCTGGAAGCACATCGGCTACATCATGATCCTGTACCTGGCCGGCCTGAAGGGTGTCGATCCCTCGCTCCGCGAGGCCGCCGCCCTGGACGGTGCCACGGCGAGCCAGACGTTCTTCCGGGTGGTGTTCCCGGCGATGCGGCCCATCAACGTCGTCGTCGTGGTGATCACCGTCATCGAGGCACTGCGGGCCTTCGACATCGTCTGGATCATCAACAAGGGCACCAACGGTCTGCAGTTGCTCTCCACGATGATCGTCACCAACAGCGGTGCGGCTGGCCGGGTCGGCTACGCCTCGGCGCTCGCGGTGATCCTGCTTGTCGTCGCGCTCGTGCCGATCGTCAGCTATCTGTCCCAGGCATTCAAGGAGAACCGATGACGGCCACCGACGTCCGTCCAGCACGTCCGTCCCGGGCCGGCCGGAAGGCAGCGATCGCCACCCCGTCGCCGCTGCGACGCGGGTCGAAGAAGTCGCGCATCGCCATCATCACCTTCCTGGTGATCGCTGCGATGCTCTGGATGATCCCGTTGCTGTGGACGTTCTACACGTCGCTGCGGCCCTACGACTACTTCAAGGACCACTCCTACTTCTCCATCGGCGGCCCCTACAACTTCGACAACTACGGCGAGGCCTGGAAACAGGCCGAGTTGCCCAAGTTCTTCCTCAACTCGGCGATCATCACCATCCCCGCGGTGATCATCACGCTCGCTCTCTCCTCGCTCGCGGCGTTCAAGTTGTCCAGGGTGCCATGGAAGTGGAACATTCCGCTGCTGATCCTGTTCACCGCGGGAAACCTGCTGCCGCAACAGGTTCTGGCCACCCCGCTGTTCCAGATGGCCAAGCACACCCCGTTGCCGTTGTCGGTGAGCGACTCCGGGTCGTTCATCAACACGTACTACGTCGTCATCGCCGTGAACGTCGCCTTCCAGCTCGGCTTCTGCACGTTCGTCATGAGCAACTACATGAAGGCGTTGCCGCACGAGCTCACGGAGGCTGCCCAGGTGGACGGCGCGGGCCTGTGGAAGCAGTACTGGAACATCATCCTGCCGCTGTGCCGGCCGCCGCTGGCAGCGCTCGCCACCCTGGAGTTCATCTGGGTGTACAACGACTTCTTCTGGGCATTGTTGTTGGTGCAGAAGGGAGATCGACTTCCGATCACCTCGGGTCTGAACAACCTCAACGGGCAGTTCGCGCAGAACTACAACCTGCTCTCCGCAGGTGCGCTGCTGTCGGCCGTGCCGGTGCTCATCATCTACCTGGTCCTGCAACGCCAGTTCGTCGCCGGGTTGACCCTCGGCGCGAACAAGGGATGACCGGGCACGAACGACGACGCCAGATCCTCGCCGCGCTGGAATCCGGAGCGGTGCGGGTCAGCGAGCTCACCGAGCAGCTCGGTGTCTCGGACATGACGATCCGGCGGGATCTGGAGATCCTGGAGTCGCACGGCTGGCTGCGCAAGGTGCACGGCGGTGCGGTCCCGGCCGAGAGCAGCACCAACGAACCGGGCTTCGAGGCCAAGAGCCTGCTCGAGCAACCGGCCAAGCGCGCCATCGCGGAACATGCGGCCACCCTCGTCGAGCCGCACTCGGTGATCGGTATCTCGGCCGGCACCACCACCTGGATGTTGGCGCGCAGCCTGCAGTTCCATCCGGGCCCGTTGACCGTCGTGACCAACTCCTCGACGGTCGCCAACGTTCCGATGGCCGCCGCCGGGGGTGGCGCGGCGACCGTGATCCTGACCGGTGGGGTGCGCACCCCGAGTGCCGCGTTGGTCGGTCCGATCGCCGATCGATCCATCGGTTCCCTGCACCTGGACCGCTTGTTCCTCGGCGTCCACGGGATGGATGCCCGAGCTGGGTTCACCACCCCGAACCTGGCCGAGGCACAGACGAACTATGTCCTCGTCCAGCACGCCCGGCAGGTGGTGGTGCTCGCGGACTCCACGAAGTGGGCGACCGTCGGGCTCTCGGACTTCGGAGCGCTGTCGATCGCCGACGTGCTGATCACCGACGACCAGCTGACTGCCGAGGCACAACGGCATCTCGGGGACCTGGTCGGAGAGCTGATCATCGTCTCCAGCGCCGGTGGCCTCGCGGAGAGTGTCCTGTCCTGACGCGCAGCGCGCGCTGATCCGCCGTCCCACCCGTCCACGTCCCCGTGTCGGCTGCACACCGCAGACGGCCCACCGTCACCCGATCAGACCGAGGTGCTTCCAGCCGTGCCGACCGACCAGCCCGAACTGCTGCACCTGCGCGCGGACGGGGTGAGCGTGCTGTTGCGCCTCCCCACCGATCGTCAGGCCGAGATCCTCTGGTGGGGAACGGATCTGGGCCCGCTCGGTGATGCCGAGCTGTCCTCGGTCGCGACGGCGAGTGTGGGATCCGTCCCGAACAACTCACTCGACCGGCCGTACCGCCGCGGGCTGCTCCCCGAGCGCTCCCAGGGATACCGCGGCCGGCCGGGACTCGTCGGGCATCGCTCGGGAGATGCGTTCGCGCCGCTGCTGCGCACCGCGCAGCTCACCGCGGACGCGAACACCGTCGTGCTGACCGCGGTCGACGAGAGATCCGGTCTGCAGGTCGTCAGCACCCTGCAGCTGGACGCCAACGGTGTCCTGCATCTGCACCACACCCTGACCAACACGGGTGACACCGCGTTCGAGGTCGGCGAGCTGGCGCTGATCGTCCCGATCCCGGCGGACGCCACCGAGATCGCCGACTTCACCGGTCGGTGGACCGCCGAGCGGATGCCGCAGCGACTGCCGTTGCGTGAGGGAGCCTGGCTCCGCCAGAACCGTCGGGGTCGCACCGGTGCCGACGCCGCCACACTGACAATGGTCGGCACCGAGAGCTTCCGATTCCGCAGCGGCGAGGTGTGGGCGGTACACCTCGGCTGGAGCGGCGACCAGTCGGTGTGGGCCGAATCCCATCCGGACGGCACTCGGGTGCTCGGCGCCGCCGAACTGCTGGAGGCCGGCGAGATCGTGCTGGCACCGGGGGAGGAATACACGACACCCGAACTTTTCGCCGTCCACTCGGCGGCCGGTTCGGACGGCATCGCCGACCGGCTGCACGCCATGCTCCGTGCCCGCGCACACCATCCGACGACACCGCGACCCGTTGTCCTGAACACCTGGGAGGCCGTGTACTTCGACCACGACCTGGCCCGCCTGCAGCACCTGGCCGAGGTCGCCGCCGACCTCGGCGTCGAGCGCTTCGTGCTGGACGACGGCTGGTTCGGCGGACGCCGCAACGACCTCTCCTCGCTCGGTGACTGGCAGGTCTCGACCGAGGCCTGGCCGGACGGTCTCGGTCCGATCGCCCGGCACGTGCAGGACCTGGGCATGCAGTTCGGGCTGTGGTTCGAGCCGGAGATGATCAACGAGGACTCGGAGCTGTACCGGGCCCATCCGGACTGGGTGCTGGCCGATCCCGACCGACTTCCGGACACCTCGCGTCACCAGCAGGTGCTGGACGTCGCTCGACCCGAAGTGTCGGCATACCTGTTCTCCTGCATCGACTCCCTGGTCAAGGAGTATCGGATCGCGTTCCTCAAGTGGGACCACAACCGGGATCTGGTGGCGGCCCGGCACCACGGTCGCGCGGGTGTTCACGCGCAGACCACTGCCGTCTACGGGCTGATCGACCACTTGAAGGACGCGAACCCAGGACTCGAGATCGAGAGCTGTTCCAGTGGCGGCTCCCGGGTTGATCTGGGGATCCTGCAGCGCACCGATCGGGTCTGGGCCAGCGACTGCAACGACGCGGTGCAACGGATGCAGATCCAGCGCGGCACGGCCCAGCTCATCCCCCTGGAGCTGATCGGCGCGCACGTCGGGCCGCCCACCGCACACACCAGCCACCGCACGCACGACCTGTCGATGCGGGTGGCCGCTGCGCTGTTCGGGCACTTCGGGATCGAGTGGGACATCGCCTCCGCGACCGACGCAGACCGGGCCGGTCTCCGCGAGGCCATCACGCTCTACCGCCGCCTGCGGCCGTTGCTGCACTCCGGATCGCTGGTGAACGTCGATCATCCTGATCCGGCAGCGATGGCCGTCGGTGTGGTGTCGAAGGACCGACGATCCGCCGTCTTCACCTACCACCAGATCGCCATGGGGATCCGGGAAGCGCCGGCTCCGCTGGTGTTCCCGGGCCTGGACCCCGGCCTGCACTACCGGATCAGCAGGCTGGAGGTGGCCGGCGCCGCCGCGACGGTCGGCCGGCAGCCACCTCCGTGGTGGACCGCCGACGAGACCGTGCTGCCGGCCACGGTGCTCGGCACCCTCGGCCTCCCGCTGCCGGTGCTGCACCCCGAGCAGGCCGTCCTGCTGGAGCTGACCGCACTCTGAGCTCGTCCCCGGTACCCCACTCGTCCGCAACCGTGGTCGGCTCTCGCTGATCAGCAGCTCGAACCCCCCGGCTGAAGGCCCGCCAGGGCTGAGGTCCGGATCGAGTGACGCAGCGGAGCCCGGCGATCGGCATTCCGGCAGAACGTCGTGCGGACACGCCCGTCGCCGGGCCGATCCGCGTCATCCGTCCGATCAGATCTGCCGGCGGACTGCGCCGCTCCTGCGCTCACGTTTCTGCCGGTACATCGCGGCGTCGGCATCCCGCCACGCCCCGGGAAATCCCGCGGTGACGGTGTACGACGCGTGTCCGAGCGACCCGGGGGTACCGTCCCGGGCGAGCTCCGCGGACAACCACTCGACCATCTGTTCCACGTCCTGGGGAGACATGTCCGCCGCCAGGATCCCGAACTCGTCCCCACCGAGTCGAGCGACGACGTCCGATCCCTTGGTGACGTGCCTGATCGTCCGGGCGGCCTGCCGGATGTGCTCGTCACCGGCCGCATGGCCGTGCTCGTCGTTCACCAGCTTGAGGCTGTCGAGGTCGAGGATCACCACGGAACCGGCATACCCGAAACGGCGGTACCTGGCCTCCTCCGCGGCCAGGAAGCGATCCCAGGCGCGTCGGTTGAACAGACCTGTGAGGGAATCGGTCTCGGCCTCGGCGGCCGACCGCTCCGCCAACCGCTCGGCCGCGGTCCGCATCAGGTCGGCCTGCAGGACGCTGGAGAGCAGCTGGGCCAGGATCTGCAGCAGCGGTGCGTGCCGCTCCAGCTCCGCGGGCTGCGCGACCGGATCCAGCCCGCACAGGGTGCCGAACAGTGCCCCGTCCGCCTGCACCAGCGGCAGTCCGACATAGGCCCCGATCTGCAACGAGTTTCGGACCCTGGCCGTCGCATACGCAGGTACCGCCTCGACATCGGGTGCGATCTGCGGCCCCTCGCCGGCCACCATGAACTGGCACATGGAGTCGGACCACCGGTGCGCGTCGCCCGCCTGTCTGCCGTAGGCATTCTCGTCGACGGCCAGGTACAGCTGGCGGTCGTTGCTGTGGCGGGTGACGGACCAGAATCCCATCGGGATCTCGGTCTGCAAGTAGGACAGCACACTCGCGCAGGCTTCATCGAAGGTTCCGCCGGCCGCGATCGCAGGCAACTGCACGGGCACACCCTTCCGAGAGGTAGACAGCAGTTTATCCGCAGCGGTTCGACACCGGACGGTGCTCACCAGGGGCGAGAGTGGGTCACCCCCTGGTGAGCACCGTGCAGAACCGAGCATGTGGGGGACCGCAGGAGCTGAGCCCGCGCGACCCACCGTCTGCGAGTGACGGAAAGTGGCCCAGCCCCGGAGATGCCCGCAGGACGTCCTGCGGGAGTTGCTCAGGGCGGGGCAACTCTGCGACACGGGCCGAGCATCCTCAGTGTGCGCCGGCCATCGCGCCGGCCGGCATCGTCTCGAGCAGGTGCTCCAGGGCCGCCTCGACCTCGGCCTTCCAGTGGAGACCTCCGTCGGACAGCTCGAAGCGCAGGCGCGGATAGCTGCGGTGCGGCCGGATCTCGGTGAAGCCGACGGCGCGGGCGAAATCGGCCGGCACCGTGCAGTGCTTCCGCCCGGTGCCTGAGGAGCGCGGCGGACGACCCTCACGGGCGAACACCTCGATCGCCCGCACCCCGCGTTTCGTGAGCACCTTCACCACACCGTCCACCAGGAATCGCCCGATCCCGCGGCCGGCGAACTTCTCGTCGATCCGGAGGGTCGTCACCAGCACGGCGTCCGGGGAGACGGGTGCGGTGGGAAAGCGCAGCGCGCCGGGAACGGTGGGCGGCGGAGCGAAGAGGGCATAACCGGCCGGTTCGTCGTCGACCGTCACGATGAGGCCGGCGCTGCCCCAGGTCAGCATGACGCCCGAGAGCCACACTTCCTTCTCGAACTCGGTGTGTCCGGCACGCTCGGCTGCGTCGGCAGCATCCGAGTCGAGTTCCCAGAACACGCACCCCCGGCAGGGTGACGGAATCATCCCGATGGTGGACATC from Nakamurella sp. A5-74 harbors:
- a CDS encoding carbohydrate ABC transporter permease; its protein translation is MTATDVRPARPSRAGRKAAIATPSPLRRGSKKSRIAIITFLVIAAMLWMIPLLWTFYTSLRPYDYFKDHSYFSIGGPYNFDNYGEAWKQAELPKFFLNSAIITIPAVIITLALSSLAAFKLSRVPWKWNIPLLILFTAGNLLPQQVLATPLFQMAKHTPLPLSVSDSGSFINTYYVVIAVNVAFQLGFCTFVMSNYMKALPHELTEAAQVDGAGLWKQYWNIILPLCRPPLAALATLEFIWVYNDFFWALLLVQKGDRLPITSGLNNLNGQFAQNYNLLSAGALLSAVPVLIIYLVLQRQFVAGLTLGANKG
- a CDS encoding carbohydrate ABC transporter substrate-binding protein, translated to MTTPGTGTPDPTRFTRRDTLRLLGTGLLGVSALPLLSACTGAASTPASTPAGASTSAGATTSAAASGSSSAAVTSGSASSAATQIGGTVSFGSNASDAVPKKAYQQVFDAFNKVSGTTVNVNTVDHNSFQENISNYLQGSPDQAFTWFAGYRMQFFAEQNLVAAIDDVWAQLSADYSDAFAQSSTGADSKKYFIPFYNYPWAVFYRKSVFKDKGYTVPTTWEEFKTLGAKMKTDGLVPLAFGDKDGWPAMGTFDYLNMRINGYQFHMDLMAHKASWSDDKVKKVFQTWKDDLLPLSQDNALGRTWQEAAQSLVKKEAGMYLLGMFVSQQFPAADLDDLDFFAFPEIDKAIGADAVEAPIDGFLVSTNGLNEQSSALMTYLASADAQLIYLKSDPGVVAANKNASTDTYTALQKKAVDLISSAKSISQFLDRDTRPDFASPVVIPAIQQFLKDGDVDKVTNSLESQAKTIFTS
- a CDS encoding ABC transporter ATP-binding protein, which encodes MTQDPKPSPALRANERSASMPVTSDDRTTGDGTTGDGISTPASLDHRRPALLEARGISLRYDSAGAKPVISELDLTLPPGQVTMIVGANGCGKSTLLRGLSRLLRPTAGSVVLDGTDIHRMPAKELAKRLGLLPQAPLAPEGITVEELVGRGRSPHQGWFGRLTDADRTAVREALAHTGCVELADHPVDELSGGQRQRAWIAMVLAQQTDLLLLDEPTTFLDIAHQVDVLDTVAELNARRGTTVAIVLHDLNLAARYADHLVALRAGRIIAAGPPNEIVTAELVYEVFGLRCTVIPDPVAGTPLVIPLGRSHPGA
- a CDS encoding sensor domain-containing diguanylate cyclase — translated: MQLPAIAAGGTFDEACASVLSYLQTEIPMGFWSVTRHSNDRQLYLAVDENAYGRQAGDAHRWSDSMCQFMVAGEGPQIAPDVEAVPAYATARVRNSLQIGAYVGLPLVQADGALFGTLCGLDPVAQPAELERHAPLLQILAQLLSSVLQADLMRTAAERLAERSAAEAETDSLTGLFNRRAWDRFLAAEEARYRRFGYAGSVVILDLDSLKLVNDEHGHAAGDEHIRQAARTIRHVTKGSDVVARLGGDEFGILAADMSPQDVEQMVEWLSAELARDGTPGSLGHASYTVTAGFPGAWRDADAAMYRQKRERRSGAVRRQI
- a CDS encoding alpha-galactosidase — its product is MPTDQPELLHLRADGVSVLLRLPTDRQAEILWWGTDLGPLGDAELSSVATASVGSVPNNSLDRPYRRGLLPERSQGYRGRPGLVGHRSGDAFAPLLRTAQLTADANTVVLTAVDERSGLQVVSTLQLDANGVLHLHHTLTNTGDTAFEVGELALIVPIPADATEIADFTGRWTAERMPQRLPLREGAWLRQNRRGRTGADAATLTMVGTESFRFRSGEVWAVHLGWSGDQSVWAESHPDGTRVLGAAELLEAGEIVLAPGEEYTTPELFAVHSAAGSDGIADRLHAMLRARAHHPTTPRPVVLNTWEAVYFDHDLARLQHLAEVAADLGVERFVLDDGWFGGRRNDLSSLGDWQVSTEAWPDGLGPIARHVQDLGMQFGLWFEPEMINEDSELYRAHPDWVLADPDRLPDTSRHQQVLDVARPEVSAYLFSCIDSLVKEYRIAFLKWDHNRDLVAARHHGRAGVHAQTTAVYGLIDHLKDANPGLEIESCSSGGSRVDLGILQRTDRVWASDCNDAVQRMQIQRGTAQLIPLELIGAHVGPPTAHTSHRTHDLSMRVAAALFGHFGIEWDIASATDADRAGLREAITLYRRLRPLLHSGSLVNVDHPDPAAMAVGVVSKDRRSAVFTYHQIAMGIREAPAPLVFPGLDPGLHYRISRLEVAGAAATVGRQPPPWWTADETVLPATVLGTLGLPLPVLHPEQAVLLELTAL
- a CDS encoding sugar ABC transporter permease, yielding MIGLPVLIELVLVWFPAVASIGLSFGSWNGVGGVDKIKWVGATNFENVVQVDPNFWPALQHNLIWLVFLAVIATPLGILLAVLLDREFAGSRLLQSIFFMPVMFSLALIGVIWQLVFSPEQGLINGAFGTSVDWFGDPSINIWAALVAASWKHIGYIMILYLAGLKGVDPSLREAAALDGATASQTFFRVVFPAMRPINVVVVVITVIEALRAFDIVWIINKGTNGLQLLSTMIVTNSGAAGRVGYASALAVILLVVALVPIVSYLSQAFKENR
- a CDS encoding GNAT family N-acetyltransferase, which produces MTLALIPLSMSTIGMIPSPCRGCVFWELDSDAADAAERAGHTEFEKEVWLSGVMLTWGSAGLIVTVDDEPAGYALFAPPPTVPGALRFPTAPVSPDAVLVTTLRIDEKFAGRGIGRFLVDGVVKVLTKRGVRAIEVFAREGRPPRSSGTGRKHCTVPADFARAVGFTEIRPHRSYPRLRFELSDGGLHWKAEVEAALEHLLETMPAGAMAGAH
- a CDS encoding DeoR/GlpR family DNA-binding transcription regulator, whose protein sequence is MTGHERRRQILAALESGAVRVSELTEQLGVSDMTIRRDLEILESHGWLRKVHGGAVPAESSTNEPGFEAKSLLEQPAKRAIAEHAATLVEPHSVIGISAGTTTWMLARSLQFHPGPLTVVTNSSTVANVPMAAAGGGAATVILTGGVRTPSAALVGPIADRSIGSLHLDRLFLGVHGMDARAGFTTPNLAEAQTNYVLVQHARQVVVLADSTKWATVGLSDFGALSIADVLITDDQLTAEAQRHLGDLVGELIIVSSAGGLAESVLS
- a CDS encoding iron ABC transporter permease, translated to MSTSAALPFSDHTAPQQPTGPDGRSRRSKRRRRRLLSVLVLSVLVLALVVAIAFFGTRVPTVGQFWRVLTGERVPGLTFQILEDRLPRAVVGLLAGAALGFSGSLFQTMLRNPLASPDVIGITGAASAAAVTGKLVWGTQGWSMTLLAFAGAVGVGVVMFLLSGSGRRTGGRLIVSGIAIAAATGALVDHLLSRTDIRLASDALLWLTGSLSASSWERVTVLGLALLVLLPLGAVGARSLRLLELGDDLATALGTDVRRNRLFVLVVASGLAAAATSITGPIVFVAFLGGLTGRALAGGRPSPTLAALSGAVLVLAAELLGSLAFGDIRMPAGVITGILGAPVLLVLLTRAGSSR
- a CDS encoding iron ABC transporter permease, producing the protein MRSRAHQAIAVDDTLPGTAGNPRDSRRSVGRLPMWAAVLLLALLVLLATAASLMIGARPLSPGTTWAGLFHPVPGNGDHDVVQSRIPRTLTGLLIGLALGLAGAGIQGITRNPLGDPGILGVNAGAALGVVAGIAVFGISGAGGRIVSALIGAGVASVAVYAIAASGRGGATPVKLAIAGAALSVTLFGVMRGLLLLSSQTLEEFRHWQVGNLTAASLGQIGQVVPFIVVGAVVLLASGRVFNLFAMGDDVAASLGLPVGLARIVTSVAVVLLCGAATALVGPIAFVGLLVPHAVRAMVGSNYHRILLLSALGGPVIVLVADTIGRVVLLPSEVAVGVMTAVIGAPLLILILRTGRQVEL